The sequence below is a genomic window from Lycium ferocissimum isolate CSIRO_LF1 chromosome 9, AGI_CSIRO_Lferr_CH_V1, whole genome shotgun sequence.
ATCAAAATTCTATTTGACACCCAAATGTGTTACTTAAGAAAATATTGAATAACCTTAAGTAAATGATGATGGACGTCTCAATTTACCAGATTATGCAACATGTCTCATATGTCAACCTTTAGGATCAGTATTTAAATATTTGCATAAAATTTATTCCTCATTGGGTGTATTCTTACTCAGCACATGTTAAATATATGCAGCAGCATGTCTTTTCTACAGAATGAACAGTACGGAACAGaagtaattttttcttaattgaTTAAAACACTAAAAAGTACAAAAACAAGTCATGGAAAATTTTAGAACAGAGGATTAAACACATGCTTTTCCAAACACAATTCGGGATTTTAGCCACTGAGACACTAGGATAACAGTAGGCAAAAGAGTTAAAATACAAACCAGTAATTTTAGTAGGAATTATAGAATTATATGACCAATGTAGTGAAGATACAGGGCCAATTTAAAACCTCAAGAGCGatccatatcatacatatatggTTTTTCGCTAGTCAACATTTAAGTTCCTACAACTATTTGCTAGAAACatagagtaatttttttttaaaatgaaacaaacctCTGTAGCAGAGAATCCACGTCGTCTTAAGCCTTCAAGATTCAACCCACGAAGCTCAGCTCTTTCGCCAGAGACAATTATGTACTTTGGAACGTCTTGAGAAACCTGGAGAACAAAAAGATTGAGATCCAAAAGGGACACATTCGTGATCTCAAATTCAGTTAAGCATGCTGCAGTCCGAGAATATATGTGCTTTCAATCTTAGGAATACAGAAGAAATAATTTGAAGATATTCAACTTAAAGGAAGCGGTTCGAAGCTAAACTCTCATTAGGTGCAAGTTATAGTGAAACTTAAGAGTCTAGCATTTATAAGTGGAAATATCTCTGCCTTCAGGAAGAACAGCCAAACTATCAAATTATTGATATATTAGGTTATCATGACAGAAAGACCGAGTCTTTTGAAAAACTCTATTGTTCCGTTTTATTGGAGTAAAACACCTAAAAGACAgcaataatttgaattagaaaaGAATCTTACCACTGAACCACCACCAATGAAAGAAAACGAACCAATACGGCAAAATTGATGAACTACAATACCTCCTGCAGTGTGAGCGTAGTCCTGTACGTTAATAATATAAACCATCATCTATTAgtcaaattaatttttccaGAATAGGTCATGATTCGGAAAAATGACTAAAGAGGGATAATCAATCACCTCCACCACAACATGACCTGCAAGAAGTGTATTGTTTGCCAAAATGTTGTTGTTGCCCACTTTGCAGTCATGAGCTATATGGCAAGAGCCCATAATAAGATTATTATGACCAATAACCTGTTTATATAAGGTTGTTACAGAAAACTATGTACTAAAATTTATAATACAGAAAATTCACGAGCTAGTTTCGTACGGTTTTATCACTTGGACTTGAAGATCGATGGATGGATACATGTTCCCTGATTTCATTGTTGTCACCAATCTCGAGAAAACACTCATTCCCAAACTGAAAA
It includes:
- the LOC132030925 gene encoding probable acyl-[acyl-carrier-protein]--UDP-N-acetylglucosamine O-acyltransferase, mitochondrial isoform X3, with translation MTGAVIGDDLPGHTVIGRNNIFGHHAVIGVKCQDMKYKFGNECFLEIGDNNEIREHVSIHRSSSPSDKTVIGHNNLIMGSCHIAHDCKVGNNNILANNTLLAGHVVVEDYAHTAGGIVVHQFCRIGSFSFIGGGSVVSQDVPKYIIVSGERAELRGLNLEGLRRRGFSATEIKSLRAAYRKIFMPTDTNSGNIEDRLAQVEQHKELGLFPVVCSMVQSIRDSFAQHRRGICKFRSWSGS